The DNA window accaacaatatggtTACACCACACCCCAACAAACAATGCCATTTTTCCAAGGCCAATCAAGTGCTGGGTTTTACCGACCATATGACGCAACTCCACCGCCAAGACCaatctttgagggcatggggacccgactatttgacagcagcatacaagaatacatgtccaacgagcgcatggaggggctaatccgaggaccacctacccagacacaacaagaacaaccaaggaaTAGGGGGGTCGTGGAGAAGTGGGTCGTCGAGATCCTTCCAACCGGATTCGAATAGTTCCAGATTGCGGAACTGGCGGTGAAAGGGGTCATGGTCTGGCTCCGGGTCGGAGGGGTCGTGAATAACATAATATCCATGttttaaaaattttcttttttttccgtatttgtaatgtttggacTGTAtgaccgtatttgtaatgttgtttctgcatttctcgtatttgtaatgtttggaatgaatgacatgtggtgtttcattatttatttaattgttaaaacaattttaaaaaaatcaaaaaaacaaaatataattaatttatttatgttaaaacaatttttaaaaaatcaaaaaacaaaaaaaataaaaaaaaaatagtatagaaacaattaaaaaaaaaaaatgaacatacacataggcgccaccctaggtggcttaAAAGAGAAAAATGTACATTGGagccaccctgggtggcgcattAGTTAAGGGAAAATGGGCATTGGCGCCACcagaggtggctcctatgtggagaccacctctgaaacctggtcatatgcGTATTTTttccgaaaacatggtttttggtgtaaattatttattaaacatggttatttagattttttttcttttatttaagtcAAAATCTAATGGTTAGAAACCATTCGTGATAGGTTCGTGATATTTTCTTTCGTTAGAAATAGCActgctcatatatatatatatatatatatatatatatatatatatatatatatatatatatatatatatatatatatatatatatatatatatatatatatatatatatatatatatatatatatatatatatgggaaaaaaggaaatgcactgacagtgtaaaatatttttacactgtcaaccaatgagagacatgcatAAAAATAAAgtccatttttaattttaaaaaactgtaaTTACATGGCAAATTAAAGCATTTTGATCGGTTGTATTTGTAAAACtgatttacactgacagtgcactatccttaaaaactctctctctctctctctctctctctctatatatatatatatatatatatatatatatatatatatatatatatatatatatatatatatatatatatatatatatatatatatatatatatatatatatatatatatatatatatatatatatatatatatagattaatatttaaaaaatcaattccAACTACTAACTCTGTAATACAACTTCAACTTAGTACATCATCATGGACAAAAACCTCTTATATTAAATTAATCCTCTCTTTAATTGACTATATCAAAAAGGTTAATTAGAAGAACAAGTAGCATGTAGTTGTTAAAGATTAATTCAACATGTATCTTACTAATTCAAAAAGACTTTTTTTACTAGGTCTCTAAatgtattttttaagtaaaaatacAGAATGTTTCAATGTCTAAACTTCTTATAAATAGAGTCTCTCTATGTCTCCAAAATCTCATCATTCATAAACATACAGAAGCAAATatacaacaaacaaacaaagagaGCAATATGAAGAATAGTTACTTGATTTTAACAGCATTCTTGGCCTTAGCATCCTGTGCCTTTGCATTTGATCCCAGCCCTCTACAAGACTTTTGTGTAGCTATCAATGACACCAAGAATGGTGGTATGTATATATAACAATGTTTTTTCTGTTCATTAGTATTTTTCTGCTATGATAGTTATTATGGTTAAGCCTTTGAAATTTATTACAGTCAATCAATTTAATCGCTCATAATTGTTTTGCAGTGTTTGTTAATGGAAAATTCTGCAAAGATCCAAAACTTGCCACTGCAAATGACTTCTTTTTCTCAGTGAAAGAAGGAAACACATCAAATTCACTAGGCTCAAAAGTGACACCGGTTGCGGTTAATGAGATATTAGGATTAAATACTCTCGGTATTTCTCTTGCTCGCATTGACTTTGCACCTAGGGGACTAAATCCTCCACATACTCATCCAAGAGGCACTGAGATTCTTGTAGTTTTGGAGGGTACTCTCTATGTTGGTTTTGTTACTTCTAACCCACAAAACCGTCTCATCACAAAAGTACTCAACAAAGGAGATGTATTTGTGTTCCCTATTGGTCTCATTCACTTTCAATTGAATGTGGGATACGGAAATGCGGTTGCCATTGGTGGACTTAGCAGTCAGAATCCAGGAGTTATCACAATTGCGAATGCTGTATTTGGATCTAATCCaaaaatttcttcagaagttctcacAAAGGCTTTTCAAGTAGACAACAACATCGTTGACAATCTTCAGAAACAGTTTTGGTTTGACAACAACTAGAGTTGTTGCAACTTGTGATATGTACTTATAGTATTTAATTCATCTGAattattgtttgttttatttatttattttactttttgatttagtgatatttattataagactataagaaaataaaatgtaGGGTATATGATGTACCTTATATACTCATATTTGAACCATTTGAATAAAAATGTTTGCTTTCTATATTGTATCTGTATCATCTTActcttaatataaaaaataattaataatagctTCTAACCTTATGACCTTCTAGTAAATACAAACATTCATTGCTATTTAAAAGAGCCAAAAAGACATAGACTTGTATTCTGCTTCTAACGAGCTTATAGAAACCGTACGTTGCTTATTTTTGCACTATGAAATTAAAGATGTGcctaaaaagaaaaattattcagAAGTAGATTGTCACTTATACTTTATCAAGGCCTTGTATTGTGTAACCTTAAAGTAACTTCTGATGGTTTAGATTGTCCCTTTTGGGACAAGCTGGTCAAATttactttgaaagattttgagacTCATTTTGGTTTGATGTCAAAAGAAAGTGAAGTGTGTATTTCTATTGCTCCTTATTGAAATCTGATCTGGTTAAGAGTATTTTCAAGTCAAATAAAATTTCAACATTAgccaaataaaatttgaaataaggATTTTTCACTGGATTATTGTGAAAATGTTGTGAAAATCAGGTTCGTAAAGACCAGATCATGGGCCGCATTGAATATGTGGAAAAGGAAGGCATATAGAACATCAAGGAGAGATCAAAGCATAAGTGAAAGCAAGTGAAAGAAGAGTTATGATTTAAGTGAATGTTTTGAAAGGTGCCACTACTAGAAATAATCTGTTTTCCTGCGGTATttggtccccagctaaaaccATAGTGGGGAATAATGTcggcaggaaaatccgcaggaaagtaTCTGCAGGTAAATCCGCTGGTAAGGCCGCAGATAAATCCACAGGAacagtaaatccgcaggtaatgtatttctaaatttaaaaaaaaatctaaattattaTTTGCTTCTCTATCAGTATACGAAGGTAAAATAAAGAACAAAGTACTCACCTATATATTATTGAATCACCAGTTtattagattttcatttttatttgctTTATGAACAACAACCGTGAAAATACTAGCCACCGTCGATTAGGAGAGGGAAAAAATTGAGTATAGAGCCATAATCCAAAGTAAAAACTACAAACTAACACAGAAAATCAGGAATAGTTCATACTATGAACTTTTCTGCTGTTATACATATACAATGCCCTCATCTTGATTGTATAATTAACCAATTCTAATGTTGGAACAATACAAATCACAGATAAGTAGCAACTAGCAGCAACTGCTTAAGCATTTTTTTATgcaagaaaaaaaacataaataacctTTAGAAGGTGGGGGTGGAGTAAGAATTTACACTGTAGTTTATGTGTTTACTGTTGTCGATTGTCTTGATTCTGATCTACCTCATTAACAAGAGGCTGGCTGAGATCTACTAAAGGTTCCATGACAATGGGCTGTTCTGAGTTAGATGTAGTGTCACTCATATCATCTCCGCATTCAGCCAAGGCATTATTTAAAGCAGACTTGGCAACTTTAGTAACACAAATCATCAAAACCACTGCAAGTTAATGAAATTAACGCTTCAGCATGACTAATCGGAGTCACTACAAGTGTTATTGGTGTTgatttttgtttaaaaacataaagagaaaaaaaacagttttgtaaCAGTATCTTATAATCTTATTTTATGCAAGCAAAGAATGTGACTTACTAGATATGACTAGACTCAAATTTATGAAAGCCTGCATCCAAAAGAGAGAAATGTATGATATACCAGTTGAATCTAATATTGAATAAATTCCATCTATTTGATTCCGTCAATATAATCAAAATTTAACACCCTCCATGGCATCTTAGATTTACATCGGAAAACGATATGTTTAAAAGGCTCGTCAATATGGTGACCTCTAGATTGAGAAAGTGTTTTATATGGTCTACGGTAGATCAATggttgaaaatggtttgaaactCTTGATGTAACTCTATATGTGGTAGTTATAAGTGTTTAAATAGGTGGTAGTTCATATGTGTAATTTATACAAATAATTGtcttttaaattgaaattaactATGTAGTAAAATAATGATAGTTAATCTTACATTTGTTTTTAGTGTTGGTCCAATATGAGATAGAGAGTAAGTTCGATTTCTATGTAGAAATTTTATcagatttttcttttaaattttagagaaaaaggattgacaatgtaaaatagttttacactgtcaatcaatcacgaccatgtatcatgctaaatcaaattaaaagataatattacataattaaccattaaatataataattaatttttaaaaaaatttagacaaaaattactattattttaagaaaaGAGTTAAGTTTGTAGCAAAATTCGtaggaaactttcctgcggaattacctgcggattttgtataATAGTTcggttttaataaaataggtaacTGCAGCAAAATGCACAGGAAACTTTCCtgtggatttacctgcggaatttgccTAGTTTCATTTTCTATTTGAAATATATAAACTGCAGAAAAATCCGtaggtattcctgcggaattttctgccaaTTCTAGATCCACAGgaaaatttagtttatttaagaAAGTCCCagaaaaatccgtaggtaaaCCTGCGGAGTATTTTCCGCGGGAAATTCCACaggtaatacgtgtatttctagtagtggtaGAACATATTAGAAGTTCTACTTTTGCTTTCATCATTGATTTCGTAGTTGATGTTGCACCTCTTATCCAGCCTACAAATGATCTACCCTGATCACTTACCATTTCACGCATTTCATAACATGGTATTTGCATTATGATAATAATTGTTATTTTGGATTTTGTCTGGTGCTATTTTTTTTAGTTAACATATTGGTATATTTTGGTTATTATGTACTTAGTGGTATGTTTTAGCCACGTGTTTTTTGATTATCTCTGTTATTTTTCTATGCTATCTCTTTTGTCTTGATTACTCTCTAAAATTGTTGTTTGTGGTAGTTGATATCATATGTGATTGATGCGGTGCTTTAGTTCACCAGTGTGCCATTTCTATTTTTGACTTTTATGTTATCATGGATTTAGTGTTtgcatgttttttttcttttctctttttgatatttGTCAAAGGGAGAGAAGTTATCGATATTCACGCTCAATAAGTATTGCAGGGGGAGGGTAAGAGCTCGGACAATGTCTTGTACAATCATCAGTTAAGTGATAAGTTCACTGGattcaattttcaaattccaaataagcttaaatcaattaatcaactATAATATCTCCAAATTTTCCAAACTTATAAAAGGGGGAGACTGAAATTCTAGGTCTTTTAGTTGTGATGTTTTTGTCAATTTGCGTGTATGTGCTATTGATTATTCACATATTTATAAGTTGTTATTTAAATATTCTGGTGTTTGTAATTCATTCTCATTTGAATTGTATTATGTTCGCTTAGGCTATTTAACTTTGCAACCTAAGTccctttattatttaataaattaaaatgttgATCCATGATATTGTGTGATCTTTTTTTAGCCTAGTAAGTTGGTTTTTATCGTTTCATCAGGTGttgcttgaatcacaagttagatcATCTAAATCAAGGTGCTAAGTtgtttgattcgaatcatgtacAATGTATGACTCGAATCATGCATATTGTAAAAATTGGATTTTGCCTCTATGTGATTTGAATCAAAAGATGAACTTGATTCGAATCATATCTCTCTATGAAAGCTAGAATTAGGCTCTGCTtaatttgattcgaatcataagTTGAACTTGACTCAAATCAAAACACCATGTAACTTAAATCATGATTTTCACTTGACTCGAATCATAGCTTCAAAAATCCAAATTTCAACCTTATATTTAAATAACTGTTTCTTGGATCCAAACAACAAGAGACACGAGTCATGAAAGAGACTTTCATTGTGATTATTTTTCATGATGAAACTTTTCATGAAACCTATAGAAAAATGTCAATTTGATTTTTCTTCTCTAATGTGTCTATTCCTAGCACCTTTGTATCTTTCTCTTGTTTTGAAGAACAACTTCTTGAGCGTTAACCCGTGTGAGATTGCATTTCTTTTTTGTTAAATCTTGTGtgtaatgttgttattttgagggAAACCAGAGAAAGAGAGTTGATCAATCTTGTAATGATTCATGATTGATCAAGCTCATGATAGCCATCAAGATCCAAAACTCATTTTATCCCTAAACTTGAGAGAATCTTTATGTGTGTTCTTCATTCACCATCATCTAATTCTTTGTTGATATCTTAtgaatttgtgtgtgtgtgtgtgtgtgtatgataTTCTTTTGGCATTGTTGTGGACCTTCATCTCTAAAGACTGAATGTTTGAGGGAAACCAGTGGTATATTAGGGCATCTTATATTTTTGTGTGAATTGTGTTGTTTGTAACAGGTGCAAAGATCATTTCTTATATGTGGTTTGGACTGTATGTTATCCATCAAGAGAAGAGTTTCAATATACTCCATGAAAGACTTTGGTGAAGTCTGGTACAAGTTGTTCGTAAGGCGGAATTGAAAGTTATTCAACTTTGGTGAAGTCGTGTAAATACTTTTCATGAACAAAGTTGGAAGTTATTCATTTCAACGTTTAGCTAATGGCGACCGCTCAGACAATAAATTGGCGGAATCAAGATGGATTGCCACATACAAATACTTGGAGCAGGTTGTTATGGATAACAAGGTTATTGGATCAAGATCATTGAGGATCTTGTGTTTATTAGCAGTTTGAGTATTTGCATCAACCGAGGAAACTACCGTGTGATATTTCATTGCAATAAAAATGCGTGTATCAAACGTATCAAATAGTGGAAGATCGTGATTATTTCGTGATGGTTTTAACACCATTGAAGAGTGGAGTAGGCAGAGCGAGGATGAACGTCGTACCACTAATTTTATGCATTCATTACTATAGATATAGTCTTATCACatcatttgtattttatttaggtTAGAATTTACTTATAGTGATTTAATGTATAAGCTTAGGTCTGCGATGCATTAAATCTATTGGATCATCATAAATCCAAGTATGTCTTGAATGAATTtgtatgtaaaatatttttaaattgctTTGTTTAAAGCGATTTTAGTTACTTGTAATTGATTTTCATTGGAAGGAATCATGCCTTTCGTGATATCTTGTAATGATTTTGTTGGATTAATTCATTTAGATGCTTCCAAACTCTCTTAGTGTTGTGTTTTGCTTCTGCATATTTTAAAATCTATGATTTTGTTTTATGtgacttaaaatatttttgaaatcgtCTTTTTACGGATAGGTTTGTTCAACCCCCCTTTCTTGACCTGTTTGTGTCCATATTCTTACCTAACAATTACTTTTCAAAACTGATCCCAAACGATTCAATTCTACTTCACATCAGCCTGTGATACAGATGTCGGTCAAGGATACTTAAGACTTACCCCGACTCTTCTAGGTCTCGGCCAAGCCTTGGGGGCAACTATTTTGGACCAACCAAAGGCCCAATTGTCCAAAAGGCCCAATTGGCCAAAGGTCCAATCTGTCTCAAGCCCACTCTACTCGACCCAACATATAAAAACATTTCACGTGCGATGAGAATGTACACAATCTCTGATCTTCAATTTCACTATACTAATCTTAAATCTTGAACTGACTTGGACGTTGGAGTTCTAACCATGCAAGTCCACCCCGCGCCGCCGTAACAGAGATCAGAGCCACTgtttaagaacatcagttatcaAAATCTCATCTTTTTTGGTTCCTTTGCGGAGCTTAATCATCTATTTCTTGTTCTCGAACTAAACAATTATAaagaatttttaataaaaatttcaaatttagttTGAATAGTTGTTTTTAACATGTTACTTTAgatatttcattattttattaaaaaatttgtgggtattaaaattttaaaaaatcacttaaatttgaagctatttcaaatagtttttcataaaaattatttttgaaatataactttttgataaaattgcgattttgactatattgtgatattcaataatatatgtttatattaTAAGATGACAAAACTAGTCTTTTAATTTCTAAAATACGAAtttaaaacttttaatattttgaaaaataatttatataaatcatttttgaaatttatataaAACCATAAACCAACCACACTCACCCATTATCTTCATTTTCGTTTGAGGATACTCAAATTTGGGTCAATCCGGTTCTTCTTGTACGCCCTTACTCACAACTGTGAGCTTCGCGGCTCAAACCTAGATGAAGATGGCCAACCTAACAATCATGGTCTTAAATTTGGTCTGCAATTGCAATTGTGACCGCAATATAGCTAATGTGTTAGTCTCTGCAACTGCATCGGACCATAGTTATGGTACGATTTAAGATCACCGGACAACCATATTATGAACCATATCAAATAATTTTGCCCATGTTTGTTTAACTATTTTctttcaaaactcaaaatttgagAATATCAAGACtcgtttttcttttaatataaaataaaaattcataactttaatTATTTCTTAACTGTGTATTTCAAACACCTTCCAATCAAAATTAACGTTGCAACTGTAGCAATGTGTGTAGCAACAATCATAATAATCACAATCGCAACTACATACATAAACTAAACTGCAATAACCAAAATCACAATCGCATACATCAACCACAATTTAAAGGCATAtgctaataatattttaaaaaaataaatgcaaACACTAACTCTGAAATACCTTTTCAACTTGTTACATCATCATTGACAAAAACCTCTTATGTTCAA is part of the Vicia villosa cultivar HV-30 ecotype Madison, WI linkage group LG2, Vvil1.0, whole genome shotgun sequence genome and encodes:
- the LOC131647210 gene encoding putative germin-like protein 2-1, translating into MKNSYLILTAFLALASCAFAFDPSPLQDFCVAINDTKNGVFVNGKFCKDPKLATANDFFFSVKEGNTSNSLGSKVTPVAVNEILGLNTLGISLARIDFAPRGLNPPHTHPRGTEILVVLEGTLYVGFVTSNPQNRLITKVLNKGDVFVFPIGLIHFQLNVGYGNAVAIGGLSSQNPGVITIANAVFGSNPKISSEVLTKAFQVDNNIVDNLQKQFWFDNN